The nucleotide sequence CCCCCATAAGCCAATTACTCAGAGACCTGCTGAAACAAGAATGGGTAAAGGAAAAGGCGCTGTGGAATTCTATGTAGCTCCCATAAAAGAAGGTACAATATTGTACGAAGTACGCGGAGTTTCAGAAGAGAAAGCGCAGGAAGCTTTGAGACTTGCTTCCCACAAACTTCCTGTAAAGTGTAAGTTTGTCAGAAAATCACAGGTTGAAGGAGGCGAAGAATGAAGCCTTCAGAGATAAGAGAAATGACAGCTAATGAAATAGAAAATAAAGAAAAAGAGCTTCGTGAAGATTTGTTCAGACTCAAATTTAAACTGGCAACCGGAGAGCTGGAAGATACGTCGAAAATTAAGCTGACTCGCAGAGATATCGCCAGATTGAAAACAATCTTAAAAGAGAAAAAAGCAGAGGTATAAGATGCAGGAAAGAGGTGTAAGAAAAATAAGAAAGGGCGTTGTTACCAGTAATAAAATGGACAAAACGATCGTTGTCAAAGTTGAAGGGCTTAAGCTTCACAGTAGATATCAAAAGTATATTAAAAGAAGCAAAGAGTTTAAAGCCCATGATCCGAACAATGAGTGTCAAATGGGCGATATAGTGGAAATAATGGAAACAAGACCTCTCAGCAAAACCAAACGCTGGAGATTTGTAAAGTTGATAGAACGTCCGATTGGGGCTGCAGATAATAGTTAAATAGTTTAGGGGTATAAATATGATTCAGATACAATCTAATCTAAAAGTGGCAGATAACTCTGGTGCGAGAGAACTACAGTGTATTAAAGTGCTTGGTGGCTCAAAAAAGAAATACGGCAGAATTGGTGATGTTATAGTTGCTAGTGTAAAAGATGCCATACCTGACAGTAATGTTAAAAAAGGCTCTGTTGTCAAGGCAGTAATAGTTAGAACAAGAAAAGAGAACAGGCGTACAGACGGAACCTATATCAAATTTGATGATAATGCTGCCGTTTTGATTAACAAAAATAACGAGCCGCTTGGTACACGTGTTTTCGGCCCTGTTGCAAGGGATTTGAGAGCTAAGGGATTTGTAAAAATAGTCTCCATGGCTCCTGAGGTACTTTAGGAGGTAATAATGGCATTGGTAAAATATAAACTGAAAAAAAATGATCCTGTTATTGTTAAAGTAGGAAAAGACAAGGGTAAAAAGTCTAAGATACTTAAAGTTGACAAAAAAAACGCTAAGTTATTTTTAGAGGATGTCAATGTAGTAAAGAGGCATACAAAACCGAATCCTATGGATCCGGACGGCGGAATTCATGAAAAAGAGATGCCGATAGACATTTCAAATGCAATGTATTACTGCAAAAAATGTGACTCCGGCGTGCGGCTTGGTGTGAAAGTCCTCGGCTCCGGACAGAAGCAGCGATTTTGCAAGTCATGCGGCGAAATTGTCGATAAAGATTAATAGAGAGGTATAGGATGTCTGTTTTGAAGGAAAAATACAGAAATGAAGTGATTCCGCACCTGCAAAGCAAGTTTGGGTATAAGAATGTGATGCAGATACCTAAGATAGAAAAAGTTGTTCTTAATATGGGTGTTGGAGAGGCTATTGGTAATCCTAAAATTCTGGAAAATGCTGTTAGTGATATGACAATGATTGCCGGTCAAAAACCGGTTATTACCAAAGCCAAAAAATCAATTGCCGGATTTAAACTGAGAGAAGGTATGCCTATAGGATGTAAAGTTACACTTAGAGGCGAAAGGGCTTATGAATTTTTAAACCGTCTTATCAATGTTGCTTTGGCCAGAGTGAGGGATTTCTCCGGTGTAAATCCTAAATCCTTTGATGGAAGGGGAAATTACGCTCTCGGACTTAAAGAGCAAATTGTTTTTCCGGAGATTGATTATGATAAAATTGATAAAATTAGAGGTTTTGATGTTATTATAACTACAACAGCACAAACAGACGAGGAAGCAAGAGAGCTTCTAAGGGCACTTGGAATGCCATTTGCAGAAAGTTAGGAGGAAATTGTGGCAAAAACATCGAAATATTACTCAGCAATGAGAAAGAAAAAATTTAAGGTAAGAGAATATAACAGGTGTCCCATTTGCGGCAGAGCAAGATCTTACATAAGAAGGTTTGATATGTGCAGGATTTGTTTCAGGCAGCTGGCAAATGAGGGGATGATACCTGGTGTAAAAAAAGCAAGCTGGTAAGCAGCTTGGATATCGATTACCTCGAAAAAAGGAGATGAATTATGGTAATGACTGATCCAGTATCGGATATGCTGGCACGTATCAGAAACGCAAATATGGTGAATCATCAGCAGGTTAGTTTGCCATATTCCAAATTAAAAGAATCAATTCTGGAAATAATGAAAAACGAAGGGTATATTAAGAACTATCGAGTAGAGACAGAAAACAATAAGAGCACGATTAATGTCCTTCTGAAGTATTCCGAATTGGGTGATCCGGTTATTAAAGGTCTTAAAAAAGTGAGTAAACCGGGCAGACGACAATACGTAAAATCAAAAAATCTCAGCCCTGTACTTGGTGGACTGGGCACAGGGATCGTATCTACTTCCCATGGATTAAAGACCGTCAAGGATTGTATTAATGAAAAAATCGGCGGTGAATATCTGTGTCAAATCTGGTAAATGGGGTATAAATTATGTCAAGGATCGGAAAAAAACCAATAGAGATACCAAATGGTGTCAAAGTTAGCGTAAAAGATAATGTCGTAGCTGTTGAAGGACCTAAGGGCAAGCTTTCTGAACGAATTCACCCTTTGGTTGATGTAAATCTTGATGACAGCAATATTTCGGTTTCCATTAATGATGAAAGTAAGAAGAGCAGATCCCTTTACGGCTTGTCCCGGACACTTATTAACAATATGATTATAGGTGTATCCGAAGGATTCCAGCGCACACTTCTCATAGAAGGTGTAGGATACAGGGTTGCTCTAAAGGGAAAAAGTTTGGATTTTTCTCTGGGTTATTCACATCCTATTGTTGTGGACCCCCCTGAAGGCATTGAATTTGCCGTTGAGGGCAATCAGAAACTCATTGTTAAAGGTGTAAGCAAGCAACAGGTCGGCCAGGTTGCGGCTGATATCAGAAAGCTTAGAAAGCCTGAACCTTATAAAGGCAAAGGTGTCAGGTATGAAGATGAGCGTATCATAAGAAAAGCCGGCAAATCTGGAAAATAGTGGGGTGAGAAGTGGCTAAGTTAAGCAGAAGTGAAGTCAGGAGAAAAAAACATTTCAGAATAAGAAAAAAAATATCGGGAACGGCTGATAAACCCAGATTGTGTGTGTTTAAAAGCAATAAATATTTTTATGCACAATTAATTAATGATGAAAACGGTGTAACATTGGCATCAGCATCAAGTATTGAGAAAGACCATAGAGGCAATGCAAATAAGCAGTCTGCTACAGATGTCGGCAAGAGGATCGCCGAAAGAGCTCTGGAAAAGGGCTGCAAAGAGGTTGTTTTTGACAGGAGCGGATATATTTATCACGGTAATATCAAGGCCTTTGCAGATTCTGCAAGAGAGGCCGGCCTCGAATTTTAAACAAGGAGGATACATTGAGCACAAATGATAACCAGTTAGTGGATAAAGTTGTAAACATAGGTAGGGTCACAAAAGTTGTTAAAGGCGGTAGAATTTTCAGATTTACTGCTATTGTTGTTGTCGGCGACTATAACGGGAGAGTAGGTATAGGCCTGGGAAAAGCCCGTGAAGTACCTGATGCTATAAAAAAGGCTTCCGATGATGCCAAAAAGAATCTTGTGGAGGTTCCTGTAGTAAAGGGGACTATTCCTCACGAAACAATCGGAAAATACAGTGCGGCCGAAATAGTCATGAAGCCTGCTGCACCTGGTACGGGTATTATTGCAGGTAGCGTCACGAGGTCTCTGTTTGAGCTTGCGGGTGTTCAGAACATACTTGCTAAATCCACACGAAGCAGAAATCCCCTGAATCTTCTTTACGCCGGGTTAAACGGGCTTTTAAGCATAAGGACTCTAGAAGAGGTGGCCGCAGCAAGAGGAAAAACTGTACAGGAAATTATTTAAGAGGTGTCTAAAATGAAGTTGCACGACTTAAAACCGGCAGATAATGCCAATAAAAACAGAAAAAGACGCGGCAGAGGTGGTTCCAGTGGTCTCGGTACCACTTCCGGCAGAGGTCACAAGGGTCAGAAGGCAAGATCCGGTGGAGGCGTGAGACCCGGTTTTGAAGGCGGTCAAATGCCGATCACCAGAAGGCTGCCGAAAAGAGGTTTCAACAACTCTAAATTCGCTAAAACTGTCGAAATTGTTAATTTATCTGATATAGACATAAAGTATGCTGACGGGGAAACAGTAAACAGAGAAACTCTCGTTGAAAAAAGACTTATAAAGGGTAATAAAGATTTGATAAAAGTACTCGGTGAAGGTGATTTTTCCAAAAAATTAACGTTTGATGTTGATAAAGTATCCGGTTCTGCGGAAGAGAAGATCAAAAAAGCCGGAAGCGAGCTCAGCTGACGGAATAAACAGATCAAATGGATCACAGGAACGCGGAAATATAATATTTATTGAGGTTATTAATGTTTAAAAAGATTGAGAACATATTTTCGGTACCCGAATTAAGAAGACGGATATTGTTTACACTTGCCTTGTTAATAGTTTATAGAATCGGTACACATGTACCCACGCCAGGTATAAATTCTGATGCGCTGCAGCAGTTTTTTGCCCAGCAGTCCGGTAACATTCTTGGTATGGTTGACATGTTTACCGGAGGTGCTCTCAGTCGTTTAACCGTTTTCGGACTTGGTATTATGCCTTATATTTCCGCCTCAATTATTATACAGTTATTAACAGTTGTTGTTCCGCACCTGGCTGAACTGAAGAAACAGGGTTCAGAAGGCCAGGAGAAAATAACGAAATATACAAGGTATGGTACAGTTGGCATAAGTGCTGTGCAGGGGCTTGGTATAGCTATAGGGCTGGAAGCCATGAACTCTCCAACAGGCACGGCAGTTGTTATGTTTCCGGGATGGGGCTTCAGACTCGTGACAGCTCTGACCCTGACAACGGGTACAGTCTTTCTTATGTGGCTGGGTGAGAGGATAACGGAAAAAGGTATCGGCAATGGTATTTCCCTTATAATATTTGCTGGTATTGTTGCAAGATTTCCTGCTGCAGTGGCAAATACCTTTAGAATGATGCAAACCGGGGAACTTCAGATTATTACACTGATTGTTGTACTTGCGATTATACTTGGTGTTACGGCAGCTATTGTATATGTGGAGATTTCCAGCAGACGGCTGCCTATTCAGTATGTCCGCAAGGCCGGAGCCGGAACCAGAGGCGGGAATGTTTCGAATTCTTATCTGCCCCTGAAGCTGAACCCTGCAAATGTTATCCCGATAATTTTTGCCGCGTCCATTATGTCATTCCCAAGTACTCTTTCTACCTTTTCACAAAATTCAATTTTTTCTCAGATCGGGGTGTGGTTTTCCCCATCATCGCCAGTTTACTATATTTTGTATGTAGTACTGATTGTATTTTTCACTTATTTTTATACATCTATCATTTTTAATCCGGATGATGTAGCTGACAATATACAGAAAAGCGGTGGAGTCATACCAGGCAAAAGGCCCGGCAAGGCTACGTCAGATTTTATCGATTATGTTCTTTCCAGACTGACATTTATTGGAGCACTGTATCTTTCTGTTTTGGCGATTCTGCCCCAGTTTATCATATCCTGGTTTAACGTTCCGTTCTATTTCGGCGGCACAAGTCTTCTTATTGTAATAGGTGTGGGACTTGACCTTATTCAGCGTATTGAATCGCATCTGATAACACATAATTATGACGGATTTTTAAAGAGAGGAAAAGTTAAAAGAGGTGGTTTTGCATGATTAATATGGTTTTTTTGGGCCCTCCGGGAGCAGGTAAAGGTACTCAGTCAGAACAGATTATTAAAGATTTTGGAATTGTGCAGGTTTCCACAGGTGATATCCTCAGAAAAGCTGTAAAAGATGGAAGCGAACTTGGAAAACTTGCCAAGCAGTATATGGATGAAGGCAAACTGGTGCCGGATGATGTGATTATAGGCATTGTAAAAGATCGTTTGAAAGAAAAGGATTGTCAGAACGGTTTCATACTTGATGGTTTTCCCAGAACCATACCTCAGGCTGAAGCTTTGGATAAAATGCTTAAAGATGATCTGAATATATCTCTGACACATGTGATTTCTCTGGAAGTGGATGACGGAAAAATTATAGAAAGACTGACCGGCAGAAGAACCTGTCCGCAATGCGGCAGAGGTTACCATATTTCTTTTGATCCACCGGAAAAGCAAGAAATTTGTGATGAATGCAACACACAGCTTGTTCAAAGGGATGACGATAAAGAGGAAACAATAAAAAAACGACTGAACGTTTATCACGAGCAGACAGAGCAGTTAAAGGATTACTATAGAAAGCAGAGTATACTGACAACTGTGGACGGTGAAAAAACTCCCGATGAGGTCTATAAAAATATTAAAGATATTTTAAGCTGACATATGGTTATATTGAAATCTTCCAGTGAACTGGAATATATGAGAAAAGCCGGAGCAATTGTAAAAGAGGTTCTTAGCGGTTTATATGATATTATAAAACCCGGTGTTACCACAAAAACTATTGACAAATATGTTTATGATACTATAATTTCCCGCTCAGCTACGCCTTCGTTTAAAAATTACCGGGGGTTCAGTGGTTCAGCTTGTGTATCGATAAACGAAGTGGTTGTTCACGGAATACCAGGAGAGAATGTTCTCAAAAACGGCGATATAATAAGCGTGGATGTTGGAGCATATAAAGACGGTTTTCACGGAGATGCCGCCAGGATTTACCCTGTCGGTGAAATAAGTGACAAAGCGTCAAAACTGATAGACGTAACAAAAGAAAGTTTTTTTAAAGGAATTGAAAAGGCAGAAGTCGGCGGGAGATTGCTTGATATCTCTCATGCTATTCAGACTTATGTCGAAGAAAATGGATTTAATGTAATAAGGGATTATTACGGACACGGAATCGGCAGGGAGCTTCATGAAGACCCTGCTATACCTAATTATGGGAAACCTAACCGCGGCACAAGGCTTAGGGCTGGCATGGTTTTAGCAATAGAACCTATGGTTGTTGAAGGCAGTTATGAGGTTGAAACCTTGGATGACGGCTGGACAGTCGTGACAAAAGACAGGGGGCTTGCTGCACATTATGAAAATACTGTGGCAATTACCCATAACGGGCCGGAAATATTAACAAACTAAGGAATTTGTATGGGGAAAAAGGATACTATCGAGTTTGAAGGCACAGTACTTGAAGCGTTGCCCAATGCAATGTTCAGAGTAGAGCTGGAAAATGAACACGAAGTTTTAGCTCATTTATCAGGCAAGATGCGGATGCATTTTATCAGGATTCTACCGGGTGATAAAGTTACCGTAGAAATTTCCCCGTATGACCTGTCAAGAGGAAGGATTACTTACAGGCACAAATAAGCAAGGAGTCAGTAATGAAAGTGAAAGCTAGTGTAAAACCGATATGTAAAAAGTGTAAAGTGATTAAGCGCAGGGGAATTGTAAGAGTCATTTGTGAAAATCCCCGCCACAAGCAAAGACAAGGTTAAGGAGGCAATTAGTGGCACGTATAGCTGGTGTTGATATACCTAATAATAAAAAAGTGGAAGTGGGTCTAACCTATATCTACGGAATCGGTCCGAGTACCGCTTTGAAAATAATTGAAGAATCCGGGGTGGATCGCACAAAACGAGTTAGCGAACTTAGTGAGCAGGAGATTTCCGCAATCAGAAAATTTATCGACTCTCATCTGATGGTGGAAGGTGATCTGCGTAAAGAAAAGGCTATGAACATTAAGCGCCTCATGGAAATTAACTGTTACAGAGGTTACAGACATAAAAACAATATGCCCTGCAGAGGGCAGAAAACACGCAGTAATGCCCGCACGAGAAGAGGCATGGCCGGAAGAGGCAGTATAAAAAGAAAATAAGTTTAGCATAGAGTGGAGGAATCATGGCTAAGCCAAGAAAAAGAAGAGAAAAAAGAAATATACCCAAGGGTATAGCGCACATTCAGTCAACATTTAACAATACAATTGTTACTTTTTCCGATATCAATGGTAATACGGTCTGCTGGTCAGCCAGCGGCGGAGAAGGGTTTAAGAATTCAAGAAAATCCACCCCTTATGCAGCTCAGCTGACAGCTGAATCTGCTGCCAAAAAGGCTCTTGATAACGGAATGAGAGAAGTGGAAATTAATGTGAAAGGTCCGGGAGCGGGCCGGGAAAATGCAATCAGGGCAATTCAGTCTGCAGGTATTAAGATAACAGTTATCAGGGACACTACTCCTGTGCCACATAACGGCTGCAGACCGAGAAAGAAAAGAAGAGTATAATGTTGGAGGTTAGCTTTGGCTAGATATACAGAAGCGGTATGTAAATTATGCAGGAGAGAAGGGCAAAAACTGTATTTGAAAGGTGAAAGGTGCTTTAAAGACAAGTGCGGTTTTGAGAAAAAAGGGTATCCCCCCGGTCAGCACGGTCAGATGCGTAAAAAAATCAGTGATTACGGAATGCAGCTAAGGGAAAAACAGAAGGTTAAAAGGATATATGGTGTTTTAGAGGCACAGTTCAGAGTGTATTTTGCAAAAGCAGTTCAAAGGGAAGGCATTACCGGTGAAAATCTGCTGCAGATACTTGAGAGAAGGCTGGATAATGTTGTCTTCAGGTCAGGTTTTGCAAGCAGCAGGAACGAAGCAAGGCAGTTTGTCAATCATAATCACTTTGTTGTAAATGGTAAAAAAATAAATATCCCTTCTTTTCAGGTTAGACCCGGGGATGTTGTTGAACTGAAAGAGAAAAGCCGTAAAATTCCCCGCATAAATGAATCGCTTGAAACGGCGGAAGGCAGAGGAATTCCGGAATGGGTTACAGTCGACAAATCGGGATATAAATCCACTGTTAACAGATTGCCCGCTAGAGATGATATAGCTTATGACATTCACGAACACCTGATTGTCGAGCTTTACTCTAAGTAACTATAGGTTAGTTAGTATTGGAGGATTATTTAATGATAGTAATGAATTTTAGAAGCCTTATAAAGCCGAAAAAAATAGAGCAGGAAAAAGTTACAAAGAATTACGGGAAATATTCTATAGAACCGTATGAAAAAGGCTTCGGTATTACTGTGGGCAACGCTTTAAGAAGGGTTCTGCTCTCTTCGATAGAAGGGAGTGCTGTTGTCGGCATTAGAATTGATGGTGTAAACCACGAATATGCAACTATCCCCGGAGTTCTTGAGGATGTTGTTGATATTATTCTTAATGTCAAATCTCTTGATCTTAAGCTTCATACCCATGAGCAGCGAAAAGTAAGAATTGAGAAAAAAGGTGAAGGCAACGTTACAGCTGCCGACATTATTGGTGATCCAAATGTTGAAGTACTTGACGGAAGTCAGCACATTGCAACCATTACAGATCCCAATGTAACGCTCAATATGGAGTTGTTTGTTGAAAGAGGTGTCGGATATGTTCCTGCTGAGGATATGAAGGAGAAATTCGATGAGGTTGATATCATCCCTGTTGATGCTGTCTTTGCACCAATAAGAAAGGTTAACTACACTGTTGACAATGCAAGGGTTGGCCACAGTACAGATTATGATAAACTCATCCTTGAGCTTGAAACCGACGGTTCCATCAATCCTGAAGATGCCATTGCATTTGCTGCTAAAATTATAAAAGATCATATGGAACTTTTTATCAATTTTGAAGAGCCGGAATATGAAGAAGAGGAAGATGAAGTTGATGAGAAGAATGAACAAATCCTTGAACTTTTGGATAAAAGTATTGAAGAGCTTGAACTTTCAGTGAGGGCATATAACTGCCTTAAAAATGCTGAAATTAAGACTTTGGCTGAACTCTGTTCCAAAACGGATGCAGAAATGCTGAAGACAAAAAACTTCGGAAGAAAGTCACTGGAAGAAATTAAAAAGGTTTTGAGTGAGCTGGGACTGAGCTTGGGAATGGATTTGGAGAGTATCGGTTATACTGAGAAAAATGAATCTGAGGGAGAGGAATAAATGCGTCACAGAATATCCGGAAAAAAATTAGGTAAATCAACACCACATAGATATGCTATGTTGAGAAACATGGCTAAATCTTTAGTGGAGCACGGAAGAATAGAAACAACTGTAGACAGAGCGAAGACTCTCAGACAGTTTGTCGAGCCTTTGATTACACTTGGCAAAAAAGGTGATGTTTCTGCCAGGAGGCTCGCTTTAAGACGACTTCCCGATAAAAAAGCAGTTCACAGAATTTTCGATGAAATATCACCTAAATTCAAAAACAGACCGGGCGGATACACCAGAATCCTGAAAACTGGATACAGGGAAGGTGATAACGCTAACTCTGCAATAATAGAATTTGTAGAGGATATCAGTACTTCCGGACAACCTGCTGAAGGTGAGGAAACTGCAGAAAAAAGTGAATAAGCTTATATGAATAAATCAGATATGAAAGGGGGGGTTGAAAGCCCCCCTTTTTTTTTAGAAGCAAAAAATCTGAATTTTTCAAGAAACAATGAAATAATCCTGGAGGATATCAGTTTCTCCGGATCTTTTAGCGGAATTTGTCTTATTAAAGGAATGGTTGGCACAGGCAAAACCACACTTTTGAAACTAATTGCAGATATCTTTGAACCCGATTCCGGCAAAGTCTCGCTTAAATATAAAGATGTAGAAAGTACTAAATATTTTGTTCATGCCAATCCCGAATTTAATTTTGTAATGGGAAACGTCCAGGATGAAATTAAAATAGCAGGGTTGAGCTCAGATAAGTTTGACAGCTACAATAATATGGATATTGATGAGTTATCTGGCGGTCAGCTTAAAAAACTGTCCGTTTTGATTGCAGTTGAAAGCAATAAGGATATTGTTATAATAGATGAGCCTTTTGAGATGCTTGATGATAATGAAATGATGAATGTTTATGAAACAATAGTGGAGAAATCAGGTAAAAAGGGATTCGTTATTGCTACACATGAAGATATTCTGGATGATGTAGCTGAAGTGATGATTAATCTGTGAGAGATAGATGTATTTTTATGCTGATCAGCTGAGCTTGTCTGCGGATGGGAAAACAATATTCCATGATATTTCTTTTGAGCTCTTAAAAGGCAGTATTACATGTGTTTACGGATGCAATGGTTCCGGAAAAACAGTGTTGCTAAAAACATTGCTGGGGCTCATACAACCTGACACCGGGGAAATTAGAAAGTTTGTTGATAATAATGAAATAGGTGCCTGTCTGCAGTTTCCGGAACACCTTATATATCATTCAACAGTTGAGAAAGAAATCATGAGCTTAACTTCAGATAGGGAATTGGCTGATGAGGTTTTGCAAAATCTGGGACTGACAGGTAAACGTAATGTTTCTCCTATGTTTTTAAGTGAGGGGCAAAAAAGACTGATGTTTCTCATGTCGCTGTTTGTTTCGCATTCACTGCTTTTTATCGACGAGCCTTTTACATCTCTTGACCGTACGAGTATTGATTTTATCGCTGATAAAATGAAAGTTTACGCCGGAAATGGTAAAAGCATTCTTTATACCACAAACAGGGTCAGGGAAACTGTTCATGCTGATAAGATTGTTAAATTATAGAGGTTTGTTATGAGAATAGAAGATCAGTTTGTTTTTTATGGCAAAAAATGTGTAAAAGAGGGGATGACAACCTCATTCTTCGGTAATATTTCTTTTTTGCAGGGTGATCTGTTGTATATTACTGCATCAGGAGCTATGCTTGATGATCTGGGACGAAATGATATTTTGCAGCTTAATATTAAAAAGGAATCTCCTGCTGAGAAACGTGCTTCATCTGAATTGTGTGTTCATCGTAAAATATATGAAAGAACATCTTTTAAAAGCGTAATACACACCCACAGCTTATATACAGTTATTCTTTCAAAGTATAAATCACAACTTTCATTTCAGCTTTCCGAAGTGTTGCCTTTTCTGGAGAACATACCGGTTGTTGAAGGCAGAAGCGGCAGTATGCAGCTGGCTGAAAATGTGGCGACTGCCGCCGAAAAAAGTACCCTTGTGGTGGTGAAGGAACATGGTGTGTTTGCCCAGGCTCCATCATTAAAAGAAGCCTATGTCAGAATTTCTGCTTTGGAATATATCAGCAAAAAGACCGTCCTTGAACAGATATATTATCGGGGATGATGTGTGAATGTACTAAATGTTCAGCATATTAATAAAAGCTACGCTGCCGACCCTGTTTTAACAGATGCTTCTTTTTCTGTTAACAGAGGAGAGAAAGTTGCACTAATCGGACAAAACGGCAGTGGTAAATCCACCCTTTTGAAGATTATATCCGGAGATGTCTCTGCAGACTCCGGTGATATTATTCTGGCCAAGTCGTCAAAAATCGCTTCAATAAGTCAGGAAACCTGTTTTAAAGGGACTCTGTTTGAGTTTATGGTTGAAGATTACAGGGATTTATTAAAGATGGAAACAGAGATGCATAAACGGCTTACACCTGATGTACTGGATTCATTGATGCTGAAGTATGAAAAGGAAGGCGGCTATGAATATAAAGCAAAAATAAGGACAGTACTTAAAGGGCTAGGTTTTGCAGAATCTGAATGGGAGAGAGATTTCGGCGAATTATCCGGCGGGGAAAAGATAAGGGGGAAACTTGCAAGAGTATTAGCCGGCAGAGGCGATATTTTGCTGCTTGATGAGCCTACAAACCATCTGGATATCGGCATGATTATCTGGCTGGAAACTTTTATCAGGAATACAGACAAAACTGTTATTTTTGTGAGCCATGACAGAAGATTTATCAGAAATACAGCAACGAGTGTTCTTTACCTGGCTGATAA is from Flexistipes sinusarabici DSM 4947 and encodes:
- the secY gene encoding preprotein translocase subunit SecY, which produces MFKKIENIFSVPELRRRILFTLALLIVYRIGTHVPTPGINSDALQQFFAQQSGNILGMVDMFTGGALSRLTVFGLGIMPYISASIIIQLLTVVVPHLAELKKQGSEGQEKITKYTRYGTVGISAVQGLGIAIGLEAMNSPTGTAVVMFPGWGFRLVTALTLTTGTVFLMWLGERITEKGIGNGISLIIFAGIVARFPAAVANTFRMMQTGELQIITLIVVLAIILGVTAAIVYVEISSRRLPIQYVRKAGAGTRGGNVSNSYLPLKLNPANVIPIIFAASIMSFPSTLSTFSQNSIFSQIGVWFSPSSPVYYILYVVLIVFFTYFYTSIIFNPDDVADNIQKSGGVIPGKRPGKATSDFIDYVLSRLTFIGALYLSVLAILPQFIISWFNVPFYFGGTSLLIVIGVGLDLIQRIESHLITHNYDGFLKRGKVKRGGFA
- the rpmC gene encoding 50S ribosomal protein L29, with product MKPSEIREMTANEIENKEKELREDLFRLKFKLATGELEDTSKIKLTRRDIARLKTILKEKKAEV
- the rpsH gene encoding 30S ribosomal protein S8, with the protein product MVMTDPVSDMLARIRNANMVNHQQVSLPYSKLKESILEIMKNEGYIKNYRVETENNKSTINVLLKYSELGDPVIKGLKKVSKPGRRQYVKSKNLSPVLGGLGTGIVSTSHGLKTVKDCINEKIGGEYLCQIW
- the rplN gene encoding 50S ribosomal protein L14 gives rise to the protein MIQIQSNLKVADNSGARELQCIKVLGGSKKKYGRIGDVIVASVKDAIPDSNVKKGSVVKAVIVRTRKENRRTDGTYIKFDDNAAVLINKNNEPLGTRVFGPVARDLRAKGFVKIVSMAPEVL
- the rplF gene encoding 50S ribosomal protein L6; the encoded protein is MSRIGKKPIEIPNGVKVSVKDNVVAVEGPKGKLSERIHPLVDVNLDDSNISVSINDESKKSRSLYGLSRTLINNMIIGVSEGFQRTLLIEGVGYRVALKGKSLDFSLGYSHPIVVDPPEGIEFAVEGNQKLIVKGVSKQQVGQVAADIRKLRKPEPYKGKGVRYEDERIIRKAGKSGK
- a CDS encoding type Z 30S ribosomal protein S14 — translated: MAKTSKYYSAMRKKKFKVREYNRCPICGRARSYIRRFDMCRICFRQLANEGMIPGVKKASW
- the rplX gene encoding 50S ribosomal protein L24, whose amino-acid sequence is MALVKYKLKKNDPVIVKVGKDKGKKSKILKVDKKNAKLFLEDVNVVKRHTKPNPMDPDGGIHEKEMPIDISNAMYYCKKCDSGVRLGVKVLGSGQKQRFCKSCGEIVDKD
- the rpsQ gene encoding 30S ribosomal protein S17; its protein translation is MQERGVRKIRKGVVTSNKMDKTIVVKVEGLKLHSRYQKYIKRSKEFKAHDPNNECQMGDIVEIMETRPLSKTKRWRFVKLIERPIGAADNS
- the rplP gene encoding 50S ribosomal protein L16: MLMPKKLKYRKQFKGRIKGKATKGNSIEFGEYGLQATQKGKITSRQIEAARIAINRSLRRGGKVFIRIFPHKPITQRPAETRMGKGKGAVEFYVAPIKEGTILYEVRGVSEEKAQEALRLASHKLPVKCKFVRKSQVEGGEE
- the rplO gene encoding 50S ribosomal protein L15 — protein: MKLHDLKPADNANKNRKRRGRGGSSGLGTTSGRGHKGQKARSGGGVRPGFEGGQMPITRRLPKRGFNNSKFAKTVEIVNLSDIDIKYADGETVNRETLVEKRLIKGNKDLIKVLGEGDFSKKLTFDVDKVSGSAEEKIKKAGSELS
- the rplE gene encoding 50S ribosomal protein L5, whose amino-acid sequence is MSVLKEKYRNEVIPHLQSKFGYKNVMQIPKIEKVVLNMGVGEAIGNPKILENAVSDMTMIAGQKPVITKAKKSIAGFKLREGMPIGCKVTLRGERAYEFLNRLINVALARVRDFSGVNPKSFDGRGNYALGLKEQIVFPEIDYDKIDKIRGFDVIITTTAQTDEEARELLRALGMPFAES
- the rplR gene encoding 50S ribosomal protein L18, with amino-acid sequence MAKLSRSEVRRKKHFRIRKKISGTADKPRLCVFKSNKYFYAQLINDENGVTLASASSIEKDHRGNANKQSATDVGKRIAERALEKGCKEVVFDRSGYIYHGNIKAFADSAREAGLEF
- a CDS encoding adenylate kinase, yielding MINMVFLGPPGAGKGTQSEQIIKDFGIVQVSTGDILRKAVKDGSELGKLAKQYMDEGKLVPDDVIIGIVKDRLKEKDCQNGFILDGFPRTIPQAEALDKMLKDDLNISLTHVISLEVDDGKIIERLTGRRTCPQCGRGYHISFDPPEKQEICDECNTQLVQRDDDKEETIKKRLNVYHEQTEQLKDYYRKQSILTTVDGEKTPDEVYKNIKDILS
- the rpsE gene encoding 30S ribosomal protein S5 — encoded protein: MSTNDNQLVDKVVNIGRVTKVVKGGRIFRFTAIVVVGDYNGRVGIGLGKAREVPDAIKKASDDAKKNLVEVPVVKGTIPHETIGKYSAAEIVMKPAAPGTGIIAGSVTRSLFELAGVQNILAKSTRSRNPLNLLYAGLNGLLSIRTLEEVAAARGKTVQEII